Proteins encoded in a region of the Sphaerodactylus townsendi isolate TG3544 unplaced genomic scaffold, MPM_Stown_v2.3 scaffold_26, whole genome shotgun sequence genome:
- the LOC125425295 gene encoding putative uncharacterized protein MGC34800: MLGQQSPGEGGNFAILETGRSWRRSLQAGHRYWASCTSSIGGAGSSAAGQSRGTRAWRQPWSEHVPPDRQGRPAADPSRLLPGAAVIHTRVSPGARAQPGSPSPARSYEAALGARGAGRASAPASERRYINPAPPARPARFAALRPWPLPTGAAPAVLPLLREPPSPQPELQAPPPPEPSSEA; the protein is encoded by the exons atgctggggcagcagagtccgggggaggggggcaatttcgCCATTTTAG AAACAGGACGATCTTGGAGGAGAAGTCTGCAGGCAGGGCACAGATATTGGGCCAGCTGCACCAGCAGCATCGGGGGCGCGGGGAGCTCAGCAGCGGGACAGAGCCGGGGCACCCGCGCCTGGCGCCAGCCCTGGTCCGAGCACGTGCCTCCTGACCGCCAGGGCCGGCCGGCAGCTGACCCTTCGCGGCTTCTTCCAGGGGCTGCAGTCATTCACACACGCGTGTCGCCAGGAGCGCGCGCCCAGCCGGGCTCTCCGTCGCCGGCACGCTCGTACGAGGCAGCCCTCGGGGCACGTGGAGCTGGGCGTGCGTCTGCCCCGGCGAGCGAGCGCCGCTACATAAACCCGGCGCCGCCGGCTCGCCCCGCACGCTTCGCAGCCCTGCGCCCGTGGCCGCTGCCCACCGGGGCCGCTCCAGCCGTCCTGCCGCTGCTCCGGGAGCCGCCTTCGCCACAGCCGGAGCTgcaagcgccgccgccgccggagccCAGCAGCGAGGCGTAG